In Lutra lutra chromosome 6, mLutLut1.2, whole genome shotgun sequence, the following are encoded in one genomic region:
- the MRPL14 gene encoding 39S ribosomal protein L14, mitochondrial, protein MAFCAGLWGPFTHVSRALSQRSFSTTGSLSAIQKMTRVRVVDNSALGNTPYHRPPRCIHVYNKNGVGKVGDRILLAIKGQKKKALIVGHRMPGPPMTPRFDSNNVVLIEDNGNPVGTRIKTPIPSGLRQREGEFSKVLAIAQTFV, encoded by the exons ATGGCtttctgtgctgggctctggggccccTTCACCCATGTAAGCAGAGCTCTCAGCCAGCGCAGTTTCAG caCCACTGGGAGCCTCAGTGCAATTCAGAAGATGACGCGGGTCCGTGTGGTGGACAACAGTGCCCTGGGGAATACCCCATACCATCGCCCTCCTCGTTGCATCCATGTCTATAACAAGAATGGGGTGGGCAAGGTGGGCGACCGGATACTGCTGGCCATCAAGGGACAGAAGAAAAAGGCCCTCATTGTGGGGCATCGCATGCCCGGTCCCCCGATGACTCCTAGGTTTGACTCCAACAATGTGGTCCTTATTGAGGACAATGGGAACCCTGTGGGGACCCGAATTAAGACACCCATCCCCAGCGGCCTACGCCAAAGGGAAGGTGAATTTTCCAAGGTGCTGGCCATTGCTCAGACCTTTGTGTGA